One genomic segment of Primulina tabacum isolate GXHZ01 chromosome 9, ASM2559414v2, whole genome shotgun sequence includes these proteins:
- the LOC142555440 gene encoding uncharacterized protein ycf36 isoform X1: protein MAAAFSVFSPTFFLPCNHADYRRAHAYPIFQRHRFFPRMIFSSFKNNHNTPPEKECPVPLEQQPINEYQSLSGSFPFSWASADTMEYSSRLLAMGACFAVFLGLPVSWIGSAGPRFEPIRLVLGAVSSGLFVVILAVVRMYLGWAYVGNRLLSATVEYEETGWYDGQIWVKTAEVLARDRLLGSFSVKPVLGRLKNTLLVLGVSLYICMVFLFDFESGQKYSDIASEEPGGRAIPGVYNEESARSFEPDAFCGESSSS, encoded by the exons ATGGCTGCTGCCTTCTCTGTATTTTCACCGACCTTCTTCCTCCCCTGCAACCACGCCGACTACAGGAGAGCGCACGCGTATCCCATTTTCCAGAGGCACAGATTCTTCCCCAGAATGATCTTCTCGTCGTTCAAAAATAACCACAATACCCCGCCGGAGAAAGAGTGCCCGGTGCCGCTGGAGCAACAGCCGATCAACGAATACCAGTCTCTGTCCGGTTCTTTCCCATTTTCTTGGGCCTCAGCTGATACTATGGAATACAGTTCAAGATTGCTGGCCATGGGGGCCTGTTTCGCGGTTTTTCTGGGCCTGCCGGTTTCTTGGATCGGGTCTGCGGGGCCCAGGTTCGAGCCCATTAGGTTGGTGTTGGGTGCCGTTTCAAGTGGGCTTTTTGTGGTGATTCTTGCTGTTGTTAGGATGTACTTGGGCTGGGCTTATGTCGGGAATCGGCTGCTTAGCGCCACCGTCGAAT ATGAAGAGACAGGGTGGTACGATGGCCAG ATATGGGTGAAAACAGCAGAAGTTTTGGCACGGGATCGTCTGCTAGGATCATTTTCT GTGAAGCCTGTCCTAGGTAGACTAAAGAACACCCTTTTGGTTCTTGGAGTCTCATTGTATATATGTATGGTATTCCTTTTCGATTTCGAGAGCGGCCAAAAGTATTCAGATATAGCGTCCGAGGAACCTGGAGGTAGAGCCATACCTGGAGTTTACAATGAGGAATCTGCGAGATCATTTGAGCCTGATGCATTTTGTGGTGAATCCTCGAGTTCTTGA
- the LOC142555440 gene encoding uncharacterized protein ycf36 isoform X3, which yields MAAAFSVFSPTFFLPCNHADYRRAHAYPIFQRHRFFPRMIFSSFKNNHNTPPEKECPVPLEQQPINEYQSLSGSFPFSWASADTMEYSSRLLAMGACFAVFLGLPVSWIGSAGPRFEPIRLVLGAVSSGLFVVILAVVRMYLGWAYVGNRLLSATVEYEETGWYDGQIWVKTAEVLARDRLLGSFSLKF from the exons ATGGCTGCTGCCTTCTCTGTATTTTCACCGACCTTCTTCCTCCCCTGCAACCACGCCGACTACAGGAGAGCGCACGCGTATCCCATTTTCCAGAGGCACAGATTCTTCCCCAGAATGATCTTCTCGTCGTTCAAAAATAACCACAATACCCCGCCGGAGAAAGAGTGCCCGGTGCCGCTGGAGCAACAGCCGATCAACGAATACCAGTCTCTGTCCGGTTCTTTCCCATTTTCTTGGGCCTCAGCTGATACTATGGAATACAGTTCAAGATTGCTGGCCATGGGGGCCTGTTTCGCGGTTTTTCTGGGCCTGCCGGTTTCTTGGATCGGGTCTGCGGGGCCCAGGTTCGAGCCCATTAGGTTGGTGTTGGGTGCCGTTTCAAGTGGGCTTTTTGTGGTGATTCTTGCTGTTGTTAGGATGTACTTGGGCTGGGCTTATGTCGGGAATCGGCTGCTTAGCGCCACCGTCGAAT ATGAAGAGACAGGGTGGTACGATGGCCAG ATATGGGTGAAAACAGCAGAAGTTTTGGCACGGGATCGTCTGCTAGGATCATTTTCT CTCAAATTTTGA
- the LOC142555440 gene encoding uncharacterized protein ycf36 isoform X2 yields MAAAFSVFSPTFFLPCNHADYRRAHAYPIFQRHRFFPRMIFSSFKNNHNTPPEKECPVPLEQQPINEYQSLSGSFPFSWASADTMEYSSRLLAMGACFAVFLGLPVSWIGSAGPRFEPIRLVLGAVSSGLFVVILAVVRMYLGWAYVGNRLLSATVEYEETGWYDGQFDSMTYTNGLRDLICNLREKVCQYINLGIIPRYG; encoded by the exons ATGGCTGCTGCCTTCTCTGTATTTTCACCGACCTTCTTCCTCCCCTGCAACCACGCCGACTACAGGAGAGCGCACGCGTATCCCATTTTCCAGAGGCACAGATTCTTCCCCAGAATGATCTTCTCGTCGTTCAAAAATAACCACAATACCCCGCCGGAGAAAGAGTGCCCGGTGCCGCTGGAGCAACAGCCGATCAACGAATACCAGTCTCTGTCCGGTTCTTTCCCATTTTCTTGGGCCTCAGCTGATACTATGGAATACAGTTCAAGATTGCTGGCCATGGGGGCCTGTTTCGCGGTTTTTCTGGGCCTGCCGGTTTCTTGGATCGGGTCTGCGGGGCCCAGGTTCGAGCCCATTAGGTTGGTGTTGGGTGCCGTTTCAAGTGGGCTTTTTGTGGTGATTCTTGCTGTTGTTAGGATGTACTTGGGCTGGGCTTATGTCGGGAATCGGCTGCTTAGCGCCACCGTCGAAT ATGAAGAGACAGGGTGGTACGATGGCCAG TTTGATTCGATGACATACACTAATGGATTACGTGATCTAATTTGTAATCTACGTGAAAAAGTATGTCAGTATATCAATCTTGGCATTATTCCGAG ATATGGGTGA
- the LOC142504444 gene encoding NDR1/HIN1-like protein 6, with amino-acid sequence MADRVHPSANQNAAAAKPSSARNHLPYPTRHPYRPYTTSRCLRKDPCFSCSRCLCLTCFWSFIILLMISLLAAASATVFYTLFQPKYSSVSINSLKVSYFNLSTNPSDDTTHLTTKFNLTLSVRNPNKKITFYYEPFSISVLSNSIELANGSFTEFTNLPDSIFTLHTTVGPYSQVMDTDSVNSLNADLNMKNELPLKIVMDTTVIINMGKLKMKKIRIGVNCDGIHAAVLKAKNVIPTTANSSKAKCKSHLRIKILKWIFKL; translated from the coding sequence ATGGCTGACAGAGTCCACCCATCAGCCAATCAAAATGCCGCCGCCGCAAAACCATCTTCAGCCCGAAACCACCTCCCCTACCCCACTCGCCACCCCTACCGCCCTTATACAACCTCCCGCTGCCTTCGAAAGGACCCCTGTTTCAGTTGCAGCCGCTGCTTATGCCTCACCTGCTTCTGGTCCTTCATTATTCTGCTCATGATCTCCCTCCTCGCCGCTGCCTCCGCCACCGTCTTCTACACACTCTtccaacccaaatattcttcAGTCTCTATCAACTCCCTCAAGGTCTCGTATTTCAACCTCTCCACCAACCCTTCCGACGACACCACTCACCTCACCACAAAATTCAACCTCACTCTCTCTGTGAGAAACCCCAACAAGAAGATCACATTTTACTACGAACCCTTTTCCATCTCCGTGCTTTCTAACTCCATAGAACTAGCGAACGGATCTTTCACGGAATTCACCAACTTACCCGACAGCATTTTCACACTTCACACCACAGTGGGGCCATATTCTCAGGTTATGGATACTGATTCAGTGAACTCACTCAATGCGGACCTCAACATGAAAAATGAGCTGCCACTGAAAATTGTGATGGATACAACTGTAATCATAAATATGGGGAAGTTGAAGATGAAGAAAATTCGAATCGGAGTGAACTGCGACGGCATTCACGCGGCGGTGCTGAAGGCTAAAAATGTAATCCCAACGACTGCAAATAGTTCTAAAGCCAAGTGCAAGAGTCATCTCAGAATCAAGATCTTGAAATGGATATTTAAGTTATAA
- the LOC142504445 gene encoding LOB domain-containing protein 24-like, protein MNLANNTHNTPAKLGNTEPRGVAVAHACAACKYQRRKCPPDCPLAPYFPADKQKDFRNVRKIYGVKNISRTLKELPPDQHQTAVNSIVFEANLRAADPVGGCLRKVRELNQGIRIYNAELNLVRQQLAICRSWVQHKQDVKFVKQGIGFDRIFEEHDGRFDVPLAFDHQGLLKFEKKR, encoded by the coding sequence ATGAATCTTGCGAATAATACACACAACACCCCTGCAAAGTTGGGAAACACCGAGCCCCGCGGCGTGGCTGTCGCCCACGCATGCGCAGCTTGCAAATATCAGCGCAGAAAATGCCCACCAGACTGCCCCCTCGCACCATATTTCCCAGCAGACAAGCAAAAAGATTTCCGTAACGTGCGGAAGATATACGGAGTCAAAAATATATCAAGGACACTGAAGGAGTTGCCCCCAGATCAGCACCAAACCGCCGTGAATTCAATCGTTTTCGAGGCCAATTTGCGTGCCGCGGATCCTGTCGGGGGTTGCCTTCGGAAGGTACGCGAACTCAATCAAGGAATACGAATCTACAACGCGGAATTAAATCTCGTCCGTCAACAACTCGCTATTTGTAGATCGTGGGTCCAGCATAAACAAGATGTGAAATTTGTGAAACAAGGAATCGGATTCGATCGAATCTTTGAAGAACACGACGGGAGATTCGATGTCCCGTTGGCATTTGATCATCAGGGACTGTTGAAGTTTGAGAAGAAAAGGTAG
- the LOC142555443 gene encoding serine/threonine-protein phosphatase 7 long form homolog has translation MGLNVDLCGPVKILQIWVWSIITLLCPDRAQQVSMSADQVADVLQDLPFPPYGAQWRRGFSWTHTAHHSVRVMRDMLDRMVEGQFLWIVYDMKSPEIARILDVNKIHLCRSACALINFHIVEMHRPKRCLRQFGMRQSIPPPSTNFDNFHKLTRQGRNNCD, from the exons ATGGGATTAAATGTCGATTTGTGTGGGCCTGTTAAGATATTGCAG ATTTGGGTATGGTCTATAATTACTCTTCTTTGCCCTGATAGAGCACAACAAGTATCTATGTCAGCAGATCAGGTTGCAGATGTGCTTCAGGATTTACCATTCCCACCATATGGCGCACA GTGGAGACGTGGATTCTCTTGGACACACACGGCCCATCATTCGGTCCGTGTAATGAGAGATATGCTTGACAGGATGGTAGAAGGGCAG TTTCTATGGATCGTTTATGATATGAAGTCCCCCGAGATTGCTAGAATTCTTGATGTAAATAAAATTCATCTATGTCGGTCGGCATGTGCATTGATCAATTTTCATATAGTTGAAATGCATAGACCAAAGCGGTGTCTTCGACAATTCGGAATGCGTCAAAGTATCCCACCACCTTCTACTAACTTCGATAATTTCCATAAACTGACGCGACAAGGGCGGAACAACTGTGATTGA